A segment of the Asinibacterium sp. OR53 genome:
ATACCAACCATAAGCTGGCAACGATCGACAGTACGAAGATCCTTTTATGCGATACCAATTACCAGGTGGTAAAAGGATATACCCTTTCGCTCGATACCAGTAAGACCAGGATCCATCTCCGGTACGATTGGAAAGAGAACATCCCGTTCAGGCTGGTCATTGCCAAAGATGCTATGACCGATACGGCCGGGAATATGCGGGCCAAAGCAGATACCATCCGCTTTTATACAGAAAAAGAATCCAGCTATGGCAGCCTTTTTCTTCAATTCAAAAACCTCAACCTGCAGCAGAATCCGGTATTGCAGTTTGTACAGAACGACCACATCGTGGAATCGGTAGCGCTGACCTCGCCGGAATTCAAACGCAAGCTTTTCAAGCCCGGCAATTACGAGTTGCGTGTATTGTACGATACCAACCAGAACGGTGTATGGGATACCGGAAGATTCCCGGACAACCGCAAGCAGCCGGAACGCGTGCAGTCCATTCCAACCCAATTGAACATCAGGGGCAACTGGGACAACCAGGTATCGGTGAATCTCTGATGATGTATCTTTGCAGCTATGCAGCTTCCTTCCGCTTTATTAGAGAATGCAGTGGCGCAGTTTGCCAAATTGCCGGGCATCGGCAAAAAAACAGCGCTGCGGCTGGTCCTGCACCTGCTCAAACAGGAAGTGAACGAAGTACAACATTTTGGAGAGACCATCGCCCGCATGCGGCGCGATATTAAATTCTGCCAGCGTTGCTTCAACATCAGCGATGGCGATATCTGTGCCATCTGTTCCAATTCCATGCGCAACCAGCACATGATCTGCGTGGTGGAGAACATCCGCGACGTTATTGCCATTGAAAGCACCCAACAATTCAACGGCGCCTATCATGTACTGGGGGGCGTTATTTCGCCACTCGACGGTGTTGGTCCCGACCAGTTGAACATCAGCGCCCTTATACACCGTATTGAAAAAGAAGAAACGGAAGAGCTGGTGTTCGCGTTAAGTCCGAATATACAGGGCGATACCACCATTTATTATATCCAGAAAAAAATAACCCACCTCCGCTGCCGCGTTACCACCATTGCCCGTGGCATTGCTTTTGGCGGCGAACTGGAATATGCCGATGAGATGACATTGGCGCGCAGCATCGCCAACAGGCTGCCTGTACAGCAATATGTAAAGTAAAATAGCGCAGCAAGCAACCTTTCCTTACCCATTACCGTAATAGTATATAATTAATGCATAACATTGAATAATTTGCATATCAACCGCAAATTCAATTTTATGAAAAGATGGATACGGATCATTTTAGTAATTGCTGTGGCATGCGCTGTAACCGGCGGCATCATTGCCTATCGCATTTTCAACAAACCCCACAGGGATGTTACACAGGAAACAGGCGTAGCGCTTACCGCACAGCAGCTTTATGACGCTTTCAAGACCAACGAGCAGGCAGCCAATCAAAAGTACCTCGACAAAGCCATCCAGCTTACCGGAGAGATTGTTGATATCAGCAAAAACCAGGAAGGCAATATTGTCGTAAATTTTAAGACCAATGACCCGCTTGTTATGATCAATTGTACTTTCAAAACCAACCCCGGCGAGTTAAAACCGGGACAGAACATCACTTTCAAAGGCATCTGCACAGGGTATATCCCCGATGCCAACGTAGTTATCAATGAAGGCGTTTTAGCAAAATAAACAACCTATGAAGCAAATCATTACCATCCTCCTCCTTGCATTGGCAATGACCGGCGATCTGCATGCACAAAAAATATTCGGCACACGGAATGGAAAGATCGGCTTTATTTCGCCTACCGACGACGATGTGAAAGCCGTGAACAACGAAGTCTCCAGCAGGATGTCTGACAATGGACAGATGACTTTCAGCCTGCTCATCAAAGGGTTTCGTTTTAAATACGCAGAAATGCAGGACCATTTCAATGACCAGTACCTGGAAAGCACCAAATTCCCAAGGGCCGATTTCAAAGGCATGATCACCAACCTGGGCGATATCAACTTCTCGAAAGATGGTACTTATAAAGCCATTGTAAAGGGCGATCTGCTCATGCACGGCGTTACCAAAAATGTTCTGGTGAATGGTGTGATTGAAGTCAAAGGAGGTAAACCTTCGGTCAAAGCCTCTTTTGTGATTGTGATGAAAGACTTTAAAATAGATGCGGCCAATGTAACCGACAAGGTAACAGTCGAAATCAATTGCCAGTACCAATAAACATCATTGTGATATAATAAACCATCTGTATGTACCGCTCCTATAAGAAACTCGTTGTACTGATCACTTGCTGCTTGACTGCCTCATTGTTGCAGGCGCAACAGGTAGATCTTTTTAAAATGCAGGACAGCGCCAATAAAGCAACCGACAAAACCATTACTGCCGGACCTGTGATCAATACTTTTTATTCCACACGACTGGTAAATGCACATACGACAGAAATCACGGGCCCTGGCAGTATGGACTTTCGCATCAATCACCGTTTTTCACCGGTGAACCAGGGTTTGTATGAATTATTCGGTCTCGACGGCGCCTCGTTTCGTTTTGGGTTCGACTTTGGTATTGCCAAAGACCTGATGATCGGTGTGGGCCGTACTACATATAACAAAGAATACGACGGGTTTATCAAATACCGTCTCATGCACCAGAGCAACGGAGCAGGGGCCATGCCTTTATCCATTGCAGTACTCGGGTCGGCCATGTACAAGACCATTGATTTGGATACCAGTCTGAAAGCGACCACCACTGACCGGCTCACTTATGTGCTACAGCTGATGGTCGCCCGCAAATTCAATGAGCATACCTCTGTTCAAATATCGCCTACCATCACACATTACAACCGGATCATCGGCTTCACCGGCGGATCTTCCGATATGCTTTCCATAGGTTTTCTCGCCCGGCAGAAAGTGAGTAAACGCATCAGTATCAATGCTGAATATTTCTGGCAGGCGAATCGCTTCAACGGCACATACGACCCGCTTTCCATTGGTGTGGATATTCAAACGGGCGGGCATGTTTTCCAGCTTCATTTTACCAATTCCATTGGTATGAACGAACATGCGTTCATCCACGAAACCACTGGTTCATGGGGCAATGGGGCCGTTCGCTGGGGCTTTAATATATCCCGTATCTTCAATATCAGCTCGAAGAACAAGAAAGGGAATTGGTAATCCATTCCCTTTTTCCTTACCTTTGCACTGCCTCAGGCGGATTTGTTTATTGTTCAGCCTGGCGTTCCGCACCATTGCGGAATCAATTGAACTAATAAACGTATTGAAGAGCTCCTCATTTTTTCTCTCACAAGCGTTTATTGGTTCCATAATTTAACCGGTTGCTCATGTTCTGTTACAACGGAACGGCAGCAGCCCAAAGTGTGCATTATGGATATCAGAAAAGAGCTGGAAAAAAGGATACTGGTGATCGACGGCGCTATGGGCACCATGATCCAACGACACAAACTTACAGAAGCCGATTACCGCGGTGAGCGTTTCAAAGACTGGCAATGCGATGTAAAGGGCAATAACGACCTGCTGTGTATTACACAGCCACAGATCATCAAAGGCATTCATAAGCAATACCTTGCTGCCGGCGCCGACATTATTGAAACCAATACCTTCAGCAGCACTTTCATTGCCATGGCCGATTATGAAATGCAATCGCTGGCTTATGAGTTGAACGTAGCCGCTGCGCGCTGCGCCAGGGAAGCTATTGATGAATTCACCGCAGAAAATCCGGGCACTGCACAACGATATGTGGCAGGTGCTATCGGTCCGCTCAATAAAACCCTCAGCCTCTCTCCCGATGTAAACAATCCCGGCTACCGCGCCGTAACATTCGATGAAGTGGCCGATGCTTATTATGAGCAGATACGCGGACTGGTGGATGGCGGCGTTGATATCTTATTGATTGAAACCATCTTCGACACCCTCAATGCCAAAGGCGCCATCTATGCGGCGAAAAAATATTTCAGAACAAGCGGCAAACCGGAATTGCCCATTATGATCAGCGGTACCATTACCGATGCTTCGGGGCGTACGTTGAGCGGACAAACACTGGAAGCCTTTTATACTTCCATCATGCATGCCAACCCCTTGAGCGTGGGATTGAACTGTGCATTAGGTGCCGCCGAAATGAGACCGCATATTGAAGAACTGAGCCAGATAGCCGCTTGTTATACTTCGGCATATCCCAATGCAGGTCTGCCGAATGCCATGGGTGAATACGATGAAGCACCCCATGAAACGGCACATTTTATAGAAGAATGGGCCAAAGAAGGATTCGTGAACATCGTAGGCGGTTGCTGCGGTACCACGCCCGATCACATCAAACACATTGCCGACAACGTTAAAAAGATTGCGCCGAGAGCAATACCGGTTATCGAGACCGAGTTGGTTTAATCATCAAGTCAAGTATCATGAGTGGAGACATCATCATCAAACCTTATTTGCGCCTTTCCGGACTGGAGCCATTGGTTATACGGCCTGAAACGAATTTTGTCAATGTAGGCGAACGTACCAATGTAACCGGTTCCAAAAAATTCGCGCGGCTCATCAGGGAAGGTAAATACGAAGAAGCACTGTCCGTAGCGCGGCAACAAGTGGAGAGCGGAGCACAGGTACTGGATGTGAACATGGACGATGCACTGCTGGAAGGCGTAACAGCCATGACCACTTTTCTCAACCTGGTCCAGAGCGAACCCGATATTGCCAAGATTCCCATTATGATCGACAGCTCGAAGTTCGAGATCATTGAAGCGGGATTGAAATGCGTACAGGGTAAATGTATTGTGAACTCCATCTCCATGAAAGAAGGAGAAGAGAAATTCATTGAGCAGGCCATCATTTGCAAATCTTTTGGCGCTGCGGTAATTGTGATGGCATTTGATGAAATAGGACAAGCCGATACCAAAGAAAGAAAAGTCACCATCTGCCACAGGGCTTATAAAATATTGACTGAGCGTGTTGGTTTTGCACCTCAGGAGATCATCTTCGATCCCAACATCTTCGCTATTGCTACCGGTATTGAAGAGCACAACAATTATGCAGTTGATTTTATTGAAGCGACACGCGAGATCAAGCAACTGATGCCGCTGACCAAAGTGAGTGGAGGTGTTTCCAACGTTTCTTTCTCTTTCCGCGGTAACGACCATGTGCGGGAAGCCATTCACTCGGTATTCCTGCTCCATGCCATCAAAGCCGGTATGGACATGGGTATTGTGAACGCAGGTCAGTTAGTGGTATACGATGAAATAGAACCCCACCTGCGCGAATTGTGTGAAGACGTGATCCTAAACCGCAACAACGATAACAACGAGGCAACCGAAAAACTCATTGCCCATGCCGAAACAGTGAAGGCCAAAGGCAAGGTGGAAGTGAAAGACGAAGCATGGCGGAATGAGCCCATCGAGAAAAGGCTGGCCCATGCACTGGTGAACGGCATTACCGATTATATAGATGCAGATACGGAAGAAGCCAGACAAAAATATCCCAAGCCATTGGATGTGATCGAAGGCCCGTTGATGGATGGTATGAACATCGTAGGTGACCTGTTTGGCGCCGGCAAGATGTTCTTGCCACAGGTGGTGAAGAGCGCAAGGGTGATGAAAAAAAGCGTGGCCATCCTTACACCATATATAGAAGCCGAAAAAGAAGAAAAGAAAAAAGCACAGCTAATTAGTGGTGAGGCAGATACATCATCTGCCGGTGCTGCCAAGATATTATTGGCTACTGTAAAAGGCGATGTGCACGATATCGGGAAAAACATCGTAGGCGTGGTATTGGGATGTAACGGCTATGACATAGTTGATCTGGGTGTGATGGTGCCGGCTGACAAGATACTGGAGACGGCGATCAAAGAGAAGGCAGATATTATTGGGTTAAGCGGATTGATCACGCCTTCACTCGATGAAATGGTGCATATAGCCAAGGAAATGAAGCGTCGCAATATGCAGCAGCCGCTGCTCATCGGAGGCGCTACCACTTCACGCATACATACTTCGGTTAAGATTGCACCGGAATATAATAATGGCGTTGTGCACGTGCTTGATGCTTCACGAAGTGTTACTGTAGCAGGTTCTTTGTTGAATAAGGAACAGAAAGAAGCCTTCCTGAAAAATACCGCTGAAGAATACGCCCGGTTGAAACACAATTTCGACAACAAAAAGCCGGTGAAGCAATACCTTCCTTACGAAGACGTATTACAGAACAAAACAAAGATCAACTGGGATGATTTTCAGGCAACCGACCCGCAATTCCTGGGCACTAAAGTATTCAGCGATGTAGACCTCTCCGAGATCAGACCTTATATTGACTGGAAGCCTTTCTTCATTGCCTGGGAAATGCACGGCAATTTTCCCGACATTCTCAGCGATGAACTGGTTGGAAAAGAAGCCACCAAATTGTACAACGATGCCAATGCACTGATTGATAAGATCATTGCGGAAAAATGGCTCACAGCTAAAGGCACCATCGGCTTTTGGGAAGCGGGCAGCGAGAACGACGATGTGGTGGTAAAGAACGGAACAGCAGATACCCGTTTATCCTTCCTTCGACAGCAGGTAAAAAAAGCGCCCGGACAACCCAACCTGTCGCTGGCCGATTTTGTGGCGCCTGTTTCCAGTGGTAAAAAAGATTTCATCGGGGCTTTCGCCGTTACCATACACGGCATTGAACCGCATATCAAAAGATTCGAGCAAAACTTCGACGATTACAACAAGATCATGTTGCAGGCCCTGGCCGATCGTTTTGCAGAAGGTTTTGCCGAATACCTGCACCTGAAAACAAGAAAAACATATTGGGGTTACGATCAGGCCGAACAGCTGAGCAACGAAGAACTCATCAAGGAACAATACACTGGTATTCGTCCTGCACCTGGTTATCCTGCCTGTCCGGATCATACCGAAAAACACAAACTCTTTCACTTACTCAAAGCCACCGATACAGTGGGCATTGAGTTAACGGAAAGCCTGGCCATGTACCCCGCTGCTTCCGTCTGCGGCTGGTATTTCTCTAATCCAAGCAGTCAATATTTCGGTGTGGGTAAGATCCTGCGCGATCAATTGGAAGATTATGCCCGTAGAAAGAACATGCCCCTGGCAGAAGCAGAAAGATGGTTGAGCCCGGTTTTGGATTAGCCCTTACCTTTGCGCCGAACAACCGATTCAGTATGAAATGTGTAAGTAAAGCGCTGTTGGTATTGGCTATGGCATTGCCCGTTTTAACGCAGGCGCAAACAAAGAAGAAAGAAAAAAAAGGTGAGTTTTATTTTTCCTGGGGTTATAACAAAGAATGGTACACGCATTCAGACGTTACGGTAAGTCAGCCTGAGCTGCAGACTAAGTATACAATGAAAAGTGTGCACTCGCACGATCATATCGGATGGGATGAAGGTATTTTCAGCATTCCCATCAGCATACCACAATACAATTATCGAATAGGATATTTTTTTAACCGAAAAAAAGGATGGGCTTTCGAAATCAATTTCGATCATACCAAACATATCATACAAGACGGACAGCAAATTGAAGTGAAAGGCATGCTGAATGGAAGGCCGGTTGATTCCACCATCAATTTCTCCAAAACCAATGGCTTTTATTATTACCTGAACAATGGCGCCAATTTCCTGTTGTTCAACATCGTGAAAAGATGGAACTGGTGGGAAGCAAAAAACAGCTGGTTCAAATTGGATGCACTTGCAAAAGCGGGTGCAGGTCCTGTTATCCCGCACGTAGAGAACAGCCTGTTCGGTCAGCACAACGATGCCGGTTTCCAATTGGGCGGATGGAACATGGGTTTCGAAGGCGCTTTACGCGGCACTTTCTGCAAGCATGTTTATCTTGAGTTTGCCAATAAGCTGGATTATGCCAGCTATTCTGGATTGAAAGTGTACAAAGGAACTGCGTCGCAGGCTTTTGGAACTTATGAGCTTATCCTAAACCTGGGATTTACTTTTTAATATCATCTTTTCTCAAACAGCCACCATAATCTTCTACGTGGTTTAACCTTGAAGTTTTTGCGCACATACGTCGCGATGTGGTGCATGGCTTCATCCATATCATCGGTAAGGAACAACAATGTTTTGTCAACCGGTGCGATGGTTCCGGCGGCTTCCATGGAGTCGATGGCTTTCATCAATGGTTCGTAATAAGTTTTACCATAGAGTACGATGGGAAAATCGTAGATTACTTTTGTCTGCGCCAACGTAATGGTCTCGAAGAATTCATCCATCGTGCCAAAGCCTCCCGGCATAATGATGAATGCGTAAGAATATTTTACCAGCATCACTTTACGGGCGAAAAAATAATCGAAAGTGATCCATTTGTGCATATACGGATTGGTATGCTGTTCACGCGGCAGTTTGATATTACATCCTACCGAAGTACCACCGTTTTCAAAAGCGCCGCGGTTGGCTGCTTCCATAATGCCCGGTCCGCCGCCTGTCATGGTGGTAAAACCGGCAGCAGCAATGCGCCTGCCGAACCCCCTGGCCACGTGGTAGTAGGGATGATCTTCTCCAAACCTGGCAGAGCCGAACACCGTAACACAGGGCCCAAGGAAATGCATGGTCCTGAACCCTTTGATGAACTGCCAGAATACATCCCAGGCAAAACCCAGTTCACTGATCCTGGGGCGGGGTCCTTCGAGATAAATGGATTGTTTTGCAGGAATGACCCTGTCTGTCTTTTTCATATACACATCTTGAATACAAAGAAGGGTCAAATTAGTAAAAAAATAGCATGCGGTGAATGTGGTTTTTGATGCATCTTTATATTCGCTTAAACCCATCAACATGCGCATCATTTCATACAATGTCAATGGCATCAGGGCTGCTATCAAAAAAGGATTTCTCGACTGGTTGCAGACAAATCCGGCAGATATTATTTGTTTGCAGGAAACCAAAGCACAAAAAGAAGACATTGATATTGCATCCATAGAATCGCTTGGCTACCAGACACACTGGTTTTCGGCACAGAAAAAAGGATACAGCGGGGTGGCCATCTTTACCAAAATCAAACCCGACCAGGTTATATCGGGAAATAAAATTGAACAAAGTGATTTTGAAGGAAGGGTGATTCGAGCCGATTTCGGAGATATCACGCTCATCAATGCTTATTTCCCTTCGGGCACCAGCGGCGATGAACGGCAAACTTATAAATACCAATGGCTGGATGAATTCTTTGATTATGTTCAGGACCTGCGTAAAAAAAGACCCAAGTTGATTGTTACGGGTGATTATAATATTGCACATACCGAAGTAGACATCCACGATCCCAAGGGAAATAAAAACTCATCCGGCTTCCTGCCCGAAGAGCGGGCCTGGATGGATAAATTTCTTGGGAAACAATGGATCGATACTTTCCGCCTCTTGCATCCCGATACCAAAGGCGCTTATTCCTGGTGGAGCCAACGTTTCCCTTCTGTAAGATTGCAAAACAAAGGATGGCGGATCGACTATATCTGTATCAGTGAAGCATTAAAGCCCCAGTTGAAAGCCGCTGCTATTTACCCAGATGTAAAACACAGCGATCATTGTCCCATCTACGCAGAAATTAAATGAGCATGTTCATCTACAACGTCACCACGAAAGTCTCCCCGCATATCCACGAAGACTGGGTACGCTGGATGAAAGAAGAGCACATACCGGCTGTTATGAAAAGCGGTTGCTTTACGGAGTACCGTTTTGTAAAACTGTTGGAAACCGACGAATCAGAGGGG
Coding sequences within it:
- the recR gene encoding recombination mediator RecR → MQLPSALLENAVAQFAKLPGIGKKTALRLVLHLLKQEVNEVQHFGETIARMRRDIKFCQRCFNISDGDICAICSNSMRNQHMICVVENIRDVIAIESTQQFNGAYHVLGGVISPLDGVGPDQLNISALIHRIEKEETEELVFALSPNIQGDTTIYYIQKKITHLRCRVTTIARGIAFGGELEYADEMTLARSIANRLPVQQYVK
- a CDS encoding YceI family protein, coding for MKQIITILLLALAMTGDLHAQKIFGTRNGKIGFISPTDDDVKAVNNEVSSRMSDNGQMTFSLLIKGFRFKYAEMQDHFNDQYLESTKFPRADFKGMITNLGDINFSKDGTYKAIVKGDLLMHGVTKNVLVNGVIEVKGGKPSVKASFVIVMKDFKIDAANVTDKVTVEINCQYQ
- a CDS encoding DUF5777 family beta-barrel protein, with translation MYRSYKKLVVLITCCLTASLLQAQQVDLFKMQDSANKATDKTITAGPVINTFYSTRLVNAHTTEITGPGSMDFRINHRFSPVNQGLYELFGLDGASFRFGFDFGIAKDLMIGVGRTTYNKEYDGFIKYRLMHQSNGAGAMPLSIAVLGSAMYKTIDLDTSLKATTTDRLTYVLQLMVARKFNEHTSVQISPTITHYNRIIGFTGGSSDMLSIGFLARQKVSKRISINAEYFWQANRFNGTYDPLSIGVDIQTGGHVFQLHFTNSIGMNEHAFIHETTGSWGNGAVRWGFNISRIFNISSKNKKGNW
- a CDS encoding homocysteine S-methyltransferase family protein, coding for MDIRKELEKRILVIDGAMGTMIQRHKLTEADYRGERFKDWQCDVKGNNDLLCITQPQIIKGIHKQYLAAGADIIETNTFSSTFIAMADYEMQSLAYELNVAAARCAREAIDEFTAENPGTAQRYVAGAIGPLNKTLSLSPDVNNPGYRAVTFDEVADAYYEQIRGLVDGGVDILLIETIFDTLNAKGAIYAAKKYFRTSGKPELPIMISGTITDASGRTLSGQTLEAFYTSIMHANPLSVGLNCALGAAEMRPHIEELSQIAACYTSAYPNAGLPNAMGEYDEAPHETAHFIEEWAKEGFVNIVGGCCGTTPDHIKHIADNVKKIAPRAIPVIETELV
- the metH gene encoding methionine synthase — protein: MSGDIIIKPYLRLSGLEPLVIRPETNFVNVGERTNVTGSKKFARLIREGKYEEALSVARQQVESGAQVLDVNMDDALLEGVTAMTTFLNLVQSEPDIAKIPIMIDSSKFEIIEAGLKCVQGKCIVNSISMKEGEEKFIEQAIICKSFGAAVIVMAFDEIGQADTKERKVTICHRAYKILTERVGFAPQEIIFDPNIFAIATGIEEHNNYAVDFIEATREIKQLMPLTKVSGGVSNVSFSFRGNDHVREAIHSVFLLHAIKAGMDMGIVNAGQLVVYDEIEPHLRELCEDVILNRNNDNNEATEKLIAHAETVKAKGKVEVKDEAWRNEPIEKRLAHALVNGITDYIDADTEEARQKYPKPLDVIEGPLMDGMNIVGDLFGAGKMFLPQVVKSARVMKKSVAILTPYIEAEKEEKKKAQLISGEADTSSAGAAKILLATVKGDVHDIGKNIVGVVLGCNGYDIVDLGVMVPADKILETAIKEKADIIGLSGLITPSLDEMVHIAKEMKRRNMQQPLLIGGATTSRIHTSVKIAPEYNNGVVHVLDASRSVTVAGSLLNKEQKEAFLKNTAEEYARLKHNFDNKKPVKQYLPYEDVLQNKTKINWDDFQATDPQFLGTKVFSDVDLSEIRPYIDWKPFFIAWEMHGNFPDILSDELVGKEATKLYNDANALIDKIIAEKWLTAKGTIGFWEAGSENDDVVVKNGTADTRLSFLRQQVKKAPGQPNLSLADFVAPVSSGKKDFIGAFAVTIHGIEPHIKRFEQNFDDYNKIMLQALADRFAEGFAEYLHLKTRKTYWGYDQAEQLSNEELIKEQYTGIRPAPGYPACPDHTEKHKLFHLLKATDTVGIELTESLAMYPAASVCGWYFSNPSSQYFGVGKILRDQLEDYARRKNMPLAEAERWLSPVLD
- a CDS encoding TIGR00730 family Rossman fold protein, with protein sequence MKKTDRVIPAKQSIYLEGPRPRISELGFAWDVFWQFIKGFRTMHFLGPCVTVFGSARFGEDHPYYHVARGFGRRIAAAGFTTMTGGGPGIMEAANRGAFENGGTSVGCNIKLPREQHTNPYMHKWITFDYFFARKVMLVKYSYAFIIMPGGFGTMDEFFETITLAQTKVIYDFPIVLYGKTYYEPLMKAIDSMEAAGTIAPVDKTLLFLTDDMDEAMHHIATYVRKNFKVKPRRRLWWLFEKR
- a CDS encoding exodeoxyribonuclease III, encoding MRIISYNVNGIRAAIKKGFLDWLQTNPADIICLQETKAQKEDIDIASIESLGYQTHWFSAQKKGYSGVAIFTKIKPDQVISGNKIEQSDFEGRVIRADFGDITLINAYFPSGTSGDERQTYKYQWLDEFFDYVQDLRKKRPKLIVTGDYNIAHTEVDIHDPKGNKNSSGFLPEERAWMDKFLGKQWIDTFRLLHPDTKGAYSWWSQRFPSVRLQNKGWRIDYICISEALKPQLKAAAIYPDVKHSDHCPIYAEIK
- a CDS encoding DUF4286 family protein; the protein is MFIYNVTTKVSPHIHEDWVRWMKEEHIPAVMKSGCFTEYRFVKLLETDESEGPTYATQYFAATRDDYERYIAQHATALRQDALDRWGNHFVGFRTLMQIVN